The Lacerta agilis isolate rLacAgi1 chromosome 14, rLacAgi1.pri, whole genome shotgun sequence sequence atttactgcatgcactgctttgagagaaaatatgatgaaaatgatgtatagatggtatttaactccggtaaaacttgctaaaacgtatcatacatcagataacaaatgttggaaatgtaaagagaaggaaggaaactttttccatatgtggtggacgtgccccaaaataaaggacttatgggaaaagatttataatgaaatgaaaaaggtgttaacaGACACCTTtctgaagaaaccagaagcctttcttttgggaattataggggaggaaatccccccaaaagatattactttctttttgtatgccacgacagcagcaagattactaattgcaaagaactggagGAACCAGGAGATTCCAACAATggaagaatggcaactgaaaatgatagactttatggaacttgccgagctgacagcgagactgtATGACCAGAGGGAGGGaatggtgcaggaagattggaagaaatttaaaatctatttgagaaaatattgtaatgtttgaaTCTTTTGAAACTCTAGGGAAGAAAATAGGGGTTTCTGGTACAAAATTGGATAATTATGATTTTCATAAATGATTGAAGGAAAATATAATGGATAATAAATTAATAGTTATTTAAATATGATAATGATTTTATGATTAATTTAGGAAACTGCtaaaagaagaattgtaatgaaacccaggaaggggaggtcgggggaagtcaccctaagatgttaaagggaaaatgtgaagttgatataagagttgtttgtgttttgtttgtttttgtatttgtgttttatgttttatatcttataaaatgaataaaatatattttttttaaaaaaagaaaaggaatggtgtaagcgaacaaaagagaacctgcacaagcaacgctgacatcaaaccctacatatattaagtaaaacagaagcATTGCCATccgatcccacccccacccatcctcccacccctgtccacctccttccccctttttctccccaatgtctcaacaaatgacactgatttgtaaaaatgatacatgtaaaaaatacgagaaagagacattgcacatacttttgttaataaaaatacttcaaaagaaaagaaaaggaatggcAGGGGCAAAATCTTTAGGGATGTCCAATATAGCTCCTTGGATACTTCCCCAAAAGGATGAGATTTAGGGATCTTCTATCTCCTGTTCAGAGCCATTTGGGGTATCCAGAGGacagtctctctcacctgcttctccacctgcttcctctcctctgcctgactcaggaggaatccttcagccagggccactgcctgggaactggtctctgctccacattccctcacccagctctccatctccaggggaaggacagccaggaactgctccaagatcaccaggtccaccAACTGAGTTTTTGTGTGCCTCCCAGGCTTCAGCCACTGACAGTCAAGGTGGTGGAACCGGtggcaaacctctcggggtcctttgacCTCCTGGTAGCCGAACCGCCTGAACTGTTGGCTCTGCACATCTGAGTGAAGGCTGTCCTCCTCGCCTTGGATCCTCTGCACAGAGTTTTCATAGAATCCCCCACTGCCTTCATTgccagctgagtcttgctcatccatctgtgctcttaGGAAGCTTCCACAAGTTCAGAAGGAATCCCTTGGTCCTCTGTCAAGTGCTGTCTGTCCTAATTATAGATGGTGGCAAATCCTGCAAAGCAAAGACATTGTTCCGTTATTAGATTGGAACACAATCAGAAGGAGAAAAATATTCCCTGGGCAAATGTGGATGCGTCTTGCTAAGAAGCAGGATTGGACTTCACAACAGGCCAAACTCTGAGCTTTATATTAAGaggtatagaaattaaacaatCCATCACTCCTCccttcagaggtcaaggagataaagaatttcacaacatttaaaagacatctgaaggcagccctggggaGATCTTtttatgcttgatgtttttatatatgctgtaagctgcccagagtggctggggaggctcaGCCAGATTGGTgtggcattaataataataataatatccatcaCTTTTTCCCCTGACCCCAAAACCCCTCCCGAAAGTGGCAAGCAGTGTGGgtccaaataaaaaaaatgcacttgCAGACTTCCTGTGAcgcctcctgggctttgcagagatgACAGGATGATCCTCTGCACGAACTGAGAAGACCCCCTGTTCATCCTCCCCTGCAGCCCTCGGACTCCCCACACCCCAGGAGGCGCCACCTAGGCAGAGAGAGACAAaagccaccccctccccttgcagAAGGGCACTTGAGAGGGAGAGGTTTTGCTCAGGAGCACATCTCAACCGCccttattttttctctctctctccttctctagAAAcccttttcctcatcctttttcAGGCCAGGCATACTGTCATTCTATCAGATTTAAATTCTGTCAAGGTGCCTCTCACTCGGCTTTCCtctggctttgcagagaggaagagggaggacgGAGGACCCTCTGCTCCCTGACTTGGGGGTCCCCCATGCATGAGATGAATGCAAAACCCCCCTTTCTCCCCATTGCACCTTATGCaagaagagagaggagactcaccagatcccagaagAGACCCCAGCCCCGATCCTCTTGCAGGAGGAGCCACGTAGACTGCTCTCTGACAGGGGAGACAAAAGCCACGCCCCTTTGCAGGAAAGGATGTGCAGGGAGGGGCTTGGACTTTGGAGGAACTCCCTCCCCCGCGCGGCTTTATTTCCGGTCCTCTCTAGGAACCCGACCCCAGTTcattttaacccttggcaagccgaaCTCAGGAGAAGACTGTTTGTATCCTTCATTACTCAGCTGATCCTTGTTtctaacccaaccccccccccccaataaagaaaTTGcgaaaagagaaggaagagacaACACACACCCAGGTCCTATATGCACTGCAAGATCGGAGCACTTGGGTTCCTCCAATGAATCAGAGCATCGTATCGCTGGAAGGGCtcccccggggtcatctagcccaaccccccgcaaggcaggaatctcagctccagCAGGCGGATTTCACTTGAGAGCCAGCTTGACTTTACAGTTGGGGGTGGcttctcctgccccctttccctttgTTTCGCTTCCTACCTTTATTTCCCCAAGTTTTCACCTGTGGGGGAAGGTCGGTTGCACAGAAACAAAGGGTTAAATTGCACAGGAGAAGGGGGGGCTCTTTTATGGGGCGAGCCCCTGCCTGGACCCCCCGGGGGGTGGGAGGCCTGCAGTTTGCGCCTGCGCTTTTAGTGAGCGCCGGATCCCGCTTCGCGCATGCGCTCTGGATGTGGGTGGGGGTCTCTCGGCTGCAGGAGTTCCAACTTGAATAGAATATGGGGGGCGGGTAAGTGCCGCCCCACATAATGGGTGCaggcacactatttgaatggcaatgctcgtCAACTGGTGGGGGGAGCTCGGCCCCCTCAAATGTTTCATTGGGGGCGCTGAAGCCCCCTTGGCTCCTAtgactggggaggggggctcagGACCCCCAGAGTGACCCAagactagggctgccatatttcaaaaagttcaGATTTTAGTTTCATCCATTCCACCTCCTGACTGAAACTTCCCTCAGATGTTTCCCCCCTCAGTTTGGTCCCAACCAAGGAATATCAGATAAAGTCAATGGATTGTGCAGAAATGAGACAAAACGGGAAGAATAAGGAATCAAGAAGAGAAAGAATTTTccataaagaatggggaaattattGTAAACAACTAAATATGTTAGCTGGAATAATCTAAAAACAAGCAAAGTTACAAGAATAATCTAAAAACAAGCAAAGTTACAAGAAAATTAAGAGAGCAATTTAAGTAAAAGGTGTATAGTGGGAGGTGCAGTTTTGGAAGCGATTTTATAAGAAACCACAGAAGGGTGGAGGGAGGTCGAAATGGATGTTTGATGTGTGATTATTGTTaaactgaaaataatatatatataaaaaaacaatctCTCCCCTCAGTTTGTCCTTCTGTCGGACTATTTCCTCTCGCTTCAGGAGTCCTAGGTAGGGGCACCTTCCCCTCACATCAATTTTCCCCTCACAAAATATAGAAATTATTGTGGTAATTTATTCTCCTTGTGGGTTTTATTTTGGATCATGGCACTACCATCAATTAATGATGCAGCAGATCCCACCACCAACCACCAGTTAATTCGTAGTGGACTCGTCCCACTAGCTGCCCCCAGTGAAATATAGCACAACAAGCAAACATTATACCAGTTAAATGAATGTCTGCCCTTTGCCACAGGCTTATTTGTGGGGGATTTGTGTGAGGGAAACGTCGATTCAGGGAGTCTCGGGCAACAGTTAATAAAggaaaaaagttttattttcaaaaagaagTTTGTGAAACAAAGTTGGGTCGGGAGATGCGTTCTTTCAGGTAGAAGTTAGCTTATTAAACTAAATATAAGAATGCCACAGGCTTAAACACAGTAGCATATGCACAGCATTTCTTAAACTTCAGTTGCTACAATGAGCTGTTACACTTCTGGTAAATAGATGTTCCTGTTTCTAGACTGGGTGGGGAAATGCTTCGCTCGGTTTctgttacttctctctctctctcgttccttTCCTTAGTTATGGCAGGTGTAGCAGTCAGATCCTTTTGAGCCAGCCCAGGTTCCTTTGTACGCAGCCTAATACTCTGGCTCCCTTTTTCCCCTCAGTCTCCCCCTCCTGAGGTGTTTTATTTTATGGGCAGACCCAGGGGATCCCCTCCTccgccctctcctctcccacagaGACTGTCTCCCCACAgactccccagcccctccagcccctcttcctctctctctcagctgccaGGCTCCTTCTTCTGGCCACAGAGATTCTCCTCAGACCAGAGCCACTTCTCCCTCAGACCAAGCCTCCCCTCATCCCTTTCTCCCATCTCAGACCAGGCCTCAAAACTCCCTCAGAAAAGGCTCCTCTCATTTTCCCTCCAAAAGGGCAGGCTCCGCCCCCGCCTCTGGCTGTCTGTCTCTCtgggtagccaatcagagaggcTCCAGCCCCCTGGTGGTGTTTCTGAGGTATTGCGCCACCAGGCTCTGCCCGGGCTCAGCTGTCCATCATCCCAGCTGGGCTTTCTGTTCAGTCTCTATAAATCCTCTGGACATCGAAGTGGTTTCATGCCTTCACTGTAGCCTCTTTTCTGCATTACTTGGAATAAATGACTCATCCATCCATCTTCCTTCTTGGATTGCAAACACTGAAGCAACCAGGCTGATGCATTGCACATAAACCGCTCCAGTTGCCTGCACATTTTGTATGGTCACTTTCCGTCTAGGAGGGCTGGAGGCTTACTTCTCCTTTCCTGAAACAAAGCTCAGAGTCTGGACTATGGTGgagtccagccctggttcctagCTAGACTTATCAACACTTTCTATTCTCCTGACAGTGGATCAATTTTATAACAAAACAATATATTTGCATTGTAGAATTTGCTAGAGCCTCGAATTCAAACAGTCTGAAGTTGGCAGAGGACCAAGGGGTTCCTTCTGAGCTCTTGGAGGCTTCCCGAGAGCAtagatggatgagcgagactcagctggccctgaagcaggaagaggccatggcATTCAAACGGGGTTCATTTCCCTATTGAGCTTATACTTCCCCTGCCAGGCCAGGAACCCCCAAAGTGAATTGTGTGGGGTCTCTATATAACCCATGTATATATACAGAAAGTTTTCCGACTCTGAGATGGTCTGTGAGTTGTTGGCTTTTAAAACCATATGTTTATCTTTTGTGTGTATATGTCTATGCATTATAGGAGCATTTCCTTACAGAGATTTAACAGACAGTTAAAATGGTGAATGCATGTATGTTGGATTCTGATCTGTCTCTCCATAAATGCATTTGCATGCTTGATGACCTCTGCATTGAAACTGGCAAATTCCTGCCTCGAGTCTCTCATCAGACCCATCTGTTGAGGTTTGCTGATGGCCTGAAAAAACCAGGGGAAGTTGTGAGAGCTGGCAGCCATTCCTACCATCTAAAGGGGCTGACACATCGAAGATGGagcaagcaagcttgttttctacttctccagagggtaggaccaaaGCCAACGTTTTCAAATGACCagaaaggagatcccaactaaacatcagaaggaactttctaatggtaagagcagtggaaccgtctccctcagaaggtgctggactcttcttccttggagatttttaaagcaaaggttaggtggccacctgtcattcctgcattgcagggggttggtctagatgatccttggggtcccttccaactctatacaaTCCTATCATTCTATCATTCTCAGGGTCTAGCCCTCCTAGAgatatagtttgaatattccacacactTTACCaacttttctggaaaaaaatgctttggggaaaaaacagaaaaaacctgggtttttttcaattttcccccaAGCCTTCTGATCTCTTAAGCCCTCCCCAAGTCTTCATTACAGCgggggaactaccagaaggcctttggagttggatcagtgtctgggctggaagACAGGAGAATCAGAGAATTGGAGAGTCGggagggaccccaatggtcatccaAACAAAccctctgcaacacaggaatcacaaTGAaagaaacccaggcagatggacatccaacctctgcttaaaaacctcccaaagaaggagagtccagagATTGCATGCGGTATGCCAACACTGAACTGAGCCCACACCGGATGCCCTTCTGGCACATCTCATTTAATGAAAATGTGCATACCGCAAATCTGTCAAAAAATTAAcaaacattttgtaaaaaaaaaattgtggaaaaGCTTCATAAATATCACAAGTTAGTTCCAGGAAAGAAGCCAAAGAGGAGGAAGTAAAGCTATGAAACTGGAAAAGGCTACAGAGACGTTGCTATTCCTCTTCTGCACCGCAGTGTTGCTCCGGTCTGCCACGCAGGCAGTTTCCACCGCCGTCCCTGCCAGGTAGGCTGCTCAGAGTCCTTTGTCCACAAAGAGCAACCTGGCGAGTGCTGGCGGCCAGGAGGGGCCACCCGGGAGAGGCCTCCCCTCCTTGCCTCGGCCTCACTGCTCCAGCATCTGCTCGCAGGTCCGAGAGACTTCTCCCAGCTTGACTCGGGCATAGTCAATCCTCTTGAGGGCCATCTGGCAGTCCTTGCGGGCCGAGTAGCTGGAGCcttcgtggggctgccctgtggCCACctggaggggaagaggaaagcaggcCAGGTGAGAGGGCAGCCGGTGGCTCCGAGGAAGGACCTGGCCCCTTGCTGGTGCAGCATCATGGTCAGTGTCGGACTAGGAAGtgggagacgagggttcaaatcccacccccaGGGGGAGCTGGCTCCAGGCACCAGGCCCATCGACAGACCAACTCTGGCTACAAAGacatctgcaaacatgacatgacaGCTGGCAACACCAGAcatgtgggaattccttgcagacgtcacaaccagacgccttcccctgccccggctgcaaccagcattcaaaattagccaggcacattttgctacTATCCAGACTGCGTGGAGATTTCTGGGCAAGCCCAGTTCGAAAGCCTCTGCCTTCGTCCATGGTTAACACcgtttccatttccactgtgtgtgctGTAAGAGCAAGCGAAGGTCAGGCAACACAATTCAGATAATAGAATAAAAGTATCATAGCAccgggggtcatccagcccaacctcaGGCAAACAGACATTCAGTTGTGGTGACCGGACTCAGGTTTAAGGTACCATTTCGCGCCCTGCTTATTATACACCTTAGTTTATAATGCTGGCTGCCACAACACCTGTCTCTCACACATCGGTCTCCGCAAGCCCAGCGGCTGATGTAACGCTCTAtgtgtttgacttcaccccccgaaGGCGCCCTTCTCCAtggtctcccgagacagacggatgccaacaactcagctgtgaagttcactgggtgaccctgggtccACCCCTgtccctctcagcctagcctagcTTGCAGGGTTGGTGTGGGATTAAATgagaactaggacctgggagaattgatgcttttgaattatggtgctggaggagactcttgagagtcccatggactgcaagaagatcaaacctatccattctcaaagaaatcagccctgagtgctcactagaaggacagatcctgaagttgaggctccagtactttggccacctcatgagaagagaagactccctggaaaagaccctgatgttgggaaagatggagggcacaaggagaaggggacgacagaggatgagatggttggacagtgttctcgaagctactaacatgagtttggccaaactgcgggaggcagtgaaggataggcgtgcctggcgtgctctggtccatggggtcacgaagagtcggacacgactgaacgactgaacaacaacaaggacctgggagaagcCAGGGTTTGAATTACCCCCCTGGCCACGATAAAACACACTGGATGTGACATGAGGGGGGGCTGTCCTTGCCCCTTTCAGCCTCTCCTACCTCATAGGGTTTAAATGCAGAGCAGGGAAAGCATGTAAGccactccttggaggaaaaggtggaatagcAATGCAACAAGGAAGTAAcattagaatcctagagttggaagagaccccaagggccatccagtccagccccctgccaagcaggaaacaccatcaaagcatattgacagatggctgtcaagcctccgcttaaagacctccaaagaaggagactccaccacactccttggcagcaaatcccactgtccaacagctctaaCTGTCATTGATATATAACATTCTGCTTGGTCCCCTGCAACcgtttccctccccttccctcaagCTGTGCACAATGTCTCCTTTTCAAAGAATCGCCGAGCTAGAAGAGATctcgagggccatctagtccaaccccctgcaatgcaggaatctcaacatgccgTCGTCCCCCCCATCCCATCTGAAACCACACTGGGTCTGGCTTAGCTCTGCTAAGTCAGTTTTTAATCATCAGAATAGTCTCGGAGGAGCAGCCGCCACCACCACTGGAGGGGAGCAAAGGGGGACCTTCTAGCTCAGCCTCAAGTTCTCACACTGGCCCACAAGGTGGGAAATGTGGCGgcaggatccgagcccaagagcAGCAATGTTCCCTCCTGTGGTgagtttccagccactggtacccagaagcaccattgctgcctctggctgtggaagcagagcatggcTATGAGCCACAGACAGCCTTTATCACCCCCCATGAATTGGCTTCCTCACCGTTTAGAGCCACCCCACTTGGTGGCCAcggcagcagccagccagccgagGAGCCCCAAGCAAGTCCTGAGCGTGACAGAGCTCACCCCTTTGTGCTCTGCAGAAACTCTGAGCGGCCGCACATGGAAGAGCATCCCTCTCCAAATATGACAGGTGGCCAcgatctgcactttccagaaagaaCTGGGGACTTTTCCCCAGCTGGGAAGGCGGACAGCTGGAGCGTCAATCCACAAGCGCCTTTCctgtgccagccccccccccacccacctgcgTGAGGTAGCGGATCTGGGCGGAGAGCTCCGACTCCACCTTCTGGACGGAGCCCATGAACTGGGAGGTCTGGCGCTCCAGCAGGCTCCAGTTGGGCTTCTCCTTCGACAGCTCCAGGATCACGgtgcctgcggggggggggggagagagaaagaggggggcgtggtgtcagtggtgggcggggcaaACAGGTTGCACCCTCAGGCACTGGG is a genomic window containing:
- the MED11 gene encoding mediator of RNA polymerase II transcription subunit 11, which produces MAAGSSSASASVSGSSAYGLGLANERLRLLEELEREIGAAMQSAGTVILELSKEKPNWSLLERQTSQFMGSVQKVESELSAQIRYLTQVATGQPHEGSSYSARKDCQMALKRIDYARVKLGEVSRTCEQMLEQ